Proteins encoded by one window of Channa argus isolate prfri chromosome 1, Channa argus male v1.0, whole genome shotgun sequence:
- the tpd52 gene encoding tumor protein D52 isoform X2 → MESLEEYHSPFDFEQGVNSSYLYLSPAYGDTPPSSPAVKTRGSQQHSDSVPEVGEDAVMSEGPSPQPQPPPMTEEEREELQEELVKVEDEIQTLSQVLAAKERQLADIKRKLGITPLNELKQNITKTWQEVTTSSAYRKTSETFSLAGLKATAAFSNMGSAITRKLEDVRNAPTFKSFEEKVETLKTKITPSASSSIEGDQDSSSPSTEPLVNQPEDLPSQEPATH, encoded by the exons ATGGAGTCTCTGGAGGAATACCACTCTCCTTTTGATTTTGAACAAGGAGTCAACTCCAGCTACCTCTATCTCTCCCCAGCCTATGGTGACACGCCACCCAGCTCTCCAGCTGTCAAAACCAGAG GCTCCCAGCAGCATTCAGACTCAGTGCCAGAGGTGGGAGAAGATGCAGTGATGTCTGAAGGTCCCTCACCCCAACCCCAACCCCCGCCCATGACGGAGGAGGAGCGTGAGGAGCTACAGGAAGAGCTGGTCAAG GTAGAGGATGAGATCCAGACTCTGTCCCAGGTGCTGGCAGCCAAAGAGAGGCAGCTGGCTGACATTAAGCGGAAGCTGGGCATCACACCTCTCAATGAGCTGAAGCAGAACATTACCAAAACCTGGCAGGAGGTTACCACTTCCTCTGC CTATAGGAAGACATCTGAAACATTCTCCCTGGCAGGTCTGAAGGCCACGGCAGCTTTCTCCAATATGGGCTCTGCCATCACCCGGAAACTCGAGGACGTCAG GAATGCACCAACTTTCAAGTCATTTGAGGAGAAAGTGGAGACACTGAAG ACCAAGATTACTCCATCAGCATCAAGCAGTATCGAAGGCGATCAGGACAGCAGCAGCCCATCCACTGAGCCTTTGGTCAACCAGCCGGAGGACTTGCCCTCCCAGGAGCCGGCGACACACTGA
- the tpd52 gene encoding tumor protein D52 isoform X3 — MEDTEKGSQQHSDSVPEVGEDAVMSEGPSPQPQPPPMTEEEREELQEELVKVEDEIQTLSQVLAAKERQLADIKRKLGITPLNELKQNITKTWQEVTTSSAYRKTSETFSLAGLKATAAFSNMGSAITRKLEDVSMRSLQHSASMPVVRNAPTFKSFEEKVETLKTKITPSASSSIEGDQDSSSPSTEPLVNQPEDLPSQEPATH, encoded by the exons ATGGAGGACACAGAGAAAG GCTCCCAGCAGCATTCAGACTCAGTGCCAGAGGTGGGAGAAGATGCAGTGATGTCTGAAGGTCCCTCACCCCAACCCCAACCCCCGCCCATGACGGAGGAGGAGCGTGAGGAGCTACAGGAAGAGCTGGTCAAG GTAGAGGATGAGATCCAGACTCTGTCCCAGGTGCTGGCAGCCAAAGAGAGGCAGCTGGCTGACATTAAGCGGAAGCTGGGCATCACACCTCTCAATGAGCTGAAGCAGAACATTACCAAAACCTGGCAGGAGGTTACCACTTCCTCTGC CTATAGGAAGACATCTGAAACATTCTCCCTGGCAGGTCTGAAGGCCACGGCAGCTTTCTCCAATATGGGCTCTGCCATCACCCGGAAACTCGAGGACGTCAG CATGCGCTCATTACAACACTCGGCTAGTATGCCTGTCGTGAG GAATGCACCAACTTTCAAGTCATTTGAGGAGAAAGTGGAGACACTGAAG ACCAAGATTACTCCATCAGCATCAAGCAGTATCGAAGGCGATCAGGACAGCAGCAGCCCATCCACTGAGCCTTTGGTCAACCAGCCGGAGGACTTGCCCTCCCAGGAGCCGGCGACACACTGA
- the tpd52 gene encoding tumor protein D52 isoform X1 yields the protein MESLEEYHSPFDFEQGVNSSYLYLSPAYGDTPPSSPAVKTRGSQQHSDSVPEVGEDAVMSEGPSPQPQPPPMTEEEREELQEELVKVEDEIQTLSQVLAAKERQLADIKRKLGITPLNELKQNITKTWQEVTTSSAYRKTSETFSLAGLKATAAFSNMGSAITRKLEDVSMRSLQHSASMPVVRNAPTFKSFEEKVETLKTKITPSASSSIEGDQDSSSPSTEPLVNQPEDLPSQEPATH from the exons ATGGAGTCTCTGGAGGAATACCACTCTCCTTTTGATTTTGAACAAGGAGTCAACTCCAGCTACCTCTATCTCTCCCCAGCCTATGGTGACACGCCACCCAGCTCTCCAGCTGTCAAAACCAGAG GCTCCCAGCAGCATTCAGACTCAGTGCCAGAGGTGGGAGAAGATGCAGTGATGTCTGAAGGTCCCTCACCCCAACCCCAACCCCCGCCCATGACGGAGGAGGAGCGTGAGGAGCTACAGGAAGAGCTGGTCAAG GTAGAGGATGAGATCCAGACTCTGTCCCAGGTGCTGGCAGCCAAAGAGAGGCAGCTGGCTGACATTAAGCGGAAGCTGGGCATCACACCTCTCAATGAGCTGAAGCAGAACATTACCAAAACCTGGCAGGAGGTTACCACTTCCTCTGC CTATAGGAAGACATCTGAAACATTCTCCCTGGCAGGTCTGAAGGCCACGGCAGCTTTCTCCAATATGGGCTCTGCCATCACCCGGAAACTCGAGGACGTCAG CATGCGCTCATTACAACACTCGGCTAGTATGCCTGTCGTGAG GAATGCACCAACTTTCAAGTCATTTGAGGAGAAAGTGGAGACACTGAAG ACCAAGATTACTCCATCAGCATCAAGCAGTATCGAAGGCGATCAGGACAGCAGCAGCCCATCCACTGAGCCTTTGGTCAACCAGCCGGAGGACTTGCCCTCCCAGGAGCCGGCGACACACTGA
- the tpd52 gene encoding tumor protein D52 isoform X4, with product MESLEEYHSPFDFEQGVNSSYLYLSPAYGDTPPSSPAVKTRGSQQHSDSVPEVGEDAVMSEGPSPQPQPPPMTEEEREELQEELVKVEDEIQTLSQVLAAKERQLADIKRKLGITPLNELKQNITKTWQEVTTSSAYRKTSETFSLAGLKATAAFSNMGSAITRKLEDVR from the exons ATGGAGTCTCTGGAGGAATACCACTCTCCTTTTGATTTTGAACAAGGAGTCAACTCCAGCTACCTCTATCTCTCCCCAGCCTATGGTGACACGCCACCCAGCTCTCCAGCTGTCAAAACCAGAG GCTCCCAGCAGCATTCAGACTCAGTGCCAGAGGTGGGAGAAGATGCAGTGATGTCTGAAGGTCCCTCACCCCAACCCCAACCCCCGCCCATGACGGAGGAGGAGCGTGAGGAGCTACAGGAAGAGCTGGTCAAG GTAGAGGATGAGATCCAGACTCTGTCCCAGGTGCTGGCAGCCAAAGAGAGGCAGCTGGCTGACATTAAGCGGAAGCTGGGCATCACACCTCTCAATGAGCTGAAGCAGAACATTACCAAAACCTGGCAGGAGGTTACCACTTCCTCTGC CTATAGGAAGACATCTGAAACATTCTCCCTGGCAGGTCTGAAGGCCACGGCAGCTTTCTCCAATATGGGCTCTGCCATCACCCGGAAACTCGAGGACGTCAGGTGA